From a region of the Patescibacteria group bacterium genome:
- a CDS encoding class I SAM-dependent methyltransferase has product MKRVKDTFLSVIQRVVPLQGKDVLDIGCGNGSRTAEIAQVCAHVSGVDPDPKAVRIAQRLGIANCEIFQKSADRLWFKNAVFDVVIFTLSYHHIQSEKMNVAIDEAIRVLRPDGSIVFFEPTWIGTFFEAEITFGAFDGDERRAKALAYAAMLAHPGLIEIAELHDETQISFDSLEDFIESTHPTSSDHEAMRNFLGTHARILTAQRRFNIFTVKPLVDPS; this is encoded by the coding sequence ATGAAACGAGTGAAAGATACCTTTCTTAGTGTGATCCAAAGAGTCGTACCTTTACAAGGTAAAGACGTGCTTGACATCGGTTGTGGAAATGGAAGTCGGACAGCAGAGATTGCGCAAGTGTGCGCACATGTCTCCGGCGTCGATCCGGACCCAAAAGCCGTACGAATCGCCCAACGCCTTGGCATCGCTAACTGTGAAATTTTCCAAAAAAGTGCAGATAGGCTTTGGTTTAAAAACGCTGTATTTGATGTGGTGATTTTTACGCTTTCATACCACCACATTCAGAGCGAAAAAATGAATGTGGCAATCGATGAAGCGATCCGCGTTCTGCGCCCCGATGGCAGTATAGTCTTTTTTGAACCGACATGGATAGGAACGTTTTTTGAAGCGGAAATTACGTTCGGCGCTTTTGATGGAGATGAGCGGCGCGCCAAAGCTCTCGCGTATGCAGCAATGCTTGCGCATCCCGGACTTATTGAAATAGCTGAACTGCACGACGAAACGCAAATTAGTTTCGACTCTCTGGAAGATTTCATTGAGTCAACGCATCCAACATCAAGTGATCACGAAGCTATGCGCAATTTTCTTGGAACGCACGCGCGCATTCTTACCGCCCAGCGGCGATTCAATATCTTTACCGTAAAGCCCCTAGTAGACCCCTCATGA
- a CDS encoding GIY-YIG nuclease family protein, whose product MYFVYVLRSTITRRLYIGSSENPLKRLMEHNSGCVQSTKPYRPYIIVYTKSYEAKSEGVKREKQLKKSGRMRKELKKKVTNMALSSNG is encoded by the coding sequence ATGTACTTTGTGTATGTATTGAGAAGCACTATTACAAGACGGTTATATATTGGAAGTAGCGAAAATCCACTCAAAAGATTAATGGAACATAATAGTGGTTGTGTGCAATCGACAAAACCATACAGACCCTATATAATCGTCTATACTAAATCTTACGAAGCGAAATCTGAAGGCGTAAAAAGAGAAAAACAATTAAAAAAATCTGGTCGAATGAGAAAAGAATTAAAGAAAAAAGTTACGAACATGGCCCTATCGTCTAATGGTTAG